The region CCAAGGGGGTGTGTTTCATCACGCTGGAGGATGAATTCGGCGTGGCGAACCTCGTGATCTGGCCCAATATGTTCAAGCTCTACCGCCCCACGATCATGTCGGCGCGGCTTCTGGTGGTCGAGGGCCGCGTGCAGACCGACGGGCGGGTGATCCATGTGGTGGCCGACCGGCTTGAGGACCGCTCTGACAGGCTTGCTTCGCTGTCGGACGCACCGATGCCCGGGATCACTACGCGGGGCGATCATCCAACCCACCCGCTGCCCGGTCAGGTGGCGATGCATTCGCATCCACGCGACGCGCGTGTGATCCCCAAGTCGCGGGATTTTCATTAACGAATCTTCATGTAGTAGATGAAGTAACTCCCGCAAGAATCTGAAAATTATATACAATACATAAAATAACCGTCACCAGTTGACCCCGCCACCCCGCCTCGCTAGCCTGCCCGCAATCCGTTGGGGTGCCGCAAGGCTGAGAGGTGAAAACCGACCCATCGAACCTGATCCGGGTCGTACCGGCGTAGGGAACGGAACCACGCATCGGCCCCATGCGGCCCGTCGTTTATCCCGTATCCACACGCCCTAGGCCCATCTAACACATGGGGGCCAAATGGCGTTTCAAGCACTGACGATTGCGGGGTCCGACAGCGGCGGCGGGGCGGGGATTCAGGCCGACCTCAAGACCTTCAGCGCGCTTGGCGTCTATGGGGCGAGCGTGCTCACCGCCGTGACCGCGCAGAACACCCGCGCGGTCACCGGGGTCGAGATGATCTCCCCCAAAATGATCCGCGCACAGATGGCAGCGGTTTTTGACGATCTGGCGATTGGCGTGGTCAAAGTCGGTATGTTGGGCGATCCAGAGACGATCAATACTGTGGCCGAGGGGCTGGCAAGCTGCGCTGCTCCTGTGGTGCTCGACCCGGTGATGGTGGCGAAATCCGGCGATGCGCTGCTCTCTGCCGAGGCGGTGGCGACCCTGCGCGACCGGATGCTGCCCCTCGCCCATGTGCTGACGCCGAACCTGCCCGAGGCCGCACGGCTGCTGGACAGGCCGGAAGCCACCGATGAGGCCACCATGCTGGAACAGGGCCGCGCCCTGCTCTCTGCCGGTCCCGGCGCGGTGCTGATGAAGGGTGGGCATGGCAAGGGGCAGACCTGCGTCGATCTGCTGATCACCGACGATGAAACCCTGCGCCTTTCCGCGCCCCGCCAGCATACCGCGAACACCCACGGCACCGGCTGCACCCTCTCTGCTGCCATCGCCGCAGGGCTGGCGCGGGGGCAGAGGCTGCAAGACGCCGTACAGGCGGCCCACGCCTATCTGCAACGCGCCATTGCCGCTGCCGACACCCTCAACATCGGCAGCGGCCACGGGCCGGTGCACCATTTCCACGCGGTCTGGCGCAATGAGTGACGTCACCATCATCGGCGCAGGGGTTGCGGGGCTCTGGGCCGCACAGGCCTGTCTGGCGCAGGGGCTACGGCCTCGGTTGGTTGACCGCAAAGGCACGCCCGGCCCGCATGGGTGTTCGTGGTGGGCGGGCGGGATGCTCGCGCCCTTCTGCGAAGGGGCGGTAAGCGAACCTGCGGTGGTGAGCCACGGACGGCGTGCCGCGGTGCTGTGGGGAGAGGTCACGGAAGTCACCCACAGGGGCACGCTGGTCCTCGCCCCCGAACGTGACCGCGCTGAAATCCAGCGGTTTGCCGACCGGACCGAAAGCCACAGCACTTCCGACGCGGAGGCCATCGCGACCCTAGAACCGGACCTCGCAGGGCGTCATCGGCGCGGGCTGTTCTTTGCTGAAGAAGCGCATCTGAACCCGCGCCAAGCGCTGCATGATCTGTCCGAAACGCTCACCGCCCAAGGAGTGAAGGTCGAGACCACGCCCCTCACCCCTTCGGAGGTCACAGGCCCGGTGATTGACTGCCGAGGCATGGCCGCCAGCGCCGACCTACCCAGCCTGCGTGCGGTGCGCGGCGAGATGATCTTGCTGCGCGCGCCTGAGATCACCCTCACCCGCCCGATCCGCCTGCTGCACCCGCGCCACCCGCTTTATGTGGTGCCGCGTGGCGACGGACTTTACATGCTGGGCGCGACCCAGATCGAAAGCGCCAGCCGCGCCAAGATGACGGCTCGCTCGGCGCTGGAATTGCTCTCGGCGGCCTATGCGCTCGACCCGCGCTTTGCCGAAGGGGAGATCGTCGAGATGGGCGCGGACCTGCGCCCGGCCTTTGCCGACAACCTGCCCGGCATCGTGCAACGCGGTGCAGTGCTGCACCTTAATGGATTGTTTCGGCATGGATTTTTAATGGCGCCGGCCTTGGCCGAACAAGCGGCGGCCTTTCTTGCAACAGCGACAACGAGGGATTTATTCCGTGAAGATTGAAGTGAACGGCGAGACGCGTGAGATCACCGCCGCGCAGCTTGGCGCGGCCTTGGCCGAACTAGGCTGGGGCGAGGCGAAAGTCGCCACCGCGCTCAACGGCGCCTTCGTTCCCGCAGGCGCTCGGAGTGCGACGACGCTCAGCGATGGCGACCGGCTCGAAGTTCTCAGCGCCATGCAGGGGGGCTGAACGATGCGCGACTTTTACGGCACCGCCCTGCCCCTGCCGCTGATGCTGGGCACCGCGCGCTACCCGTCGCCCACCGTGATGGAGGCCGCCTTTCGCCAAAGTGCCGCCCCGGTTGCAACCGTTTCGCTGCGCCGCGAACAGGGCGCGGGTCAGGCGTTTTGGGACATGGTGCGCGGGCTTGGCGTGCATCTGCTGCCCAATACCGCCGGTTGCCATTCCGCGCGCGAGGCGATCACTACAGCGCAGATGGCGCGGGAGTATTTCGGCACCAATTGGATCAAGCTGGAGGTCATCGGTCATGCCGACACCCTGCAACCCGATCCCTTCGGGCTGGTCGAGGCCGCCGAGGCGCTCTGCGCCGATGGGTTCGAGGTCTTCCCCTATACCACAGAAGATCAGGTGCTGGCTGCCCGACTGGTCGATGCGGGCTGCCGGGTGCTGATGCCTTGGGGTGCTCCAATCGGCTCCGGGCTGGGGCTGAACAATCTCCACGGGCTGCGCAGCCTGCGGGCGGCATTTCCCGATGTGGCCATGGTAATTGACGCAGGTCTCGGCCTGCCCAGCCATGCGGCGCAGGCTTTGGAGATGGGGTTCGACGCGGTGCTCCTGAACACCGCCGTCGCCGAGGCCCACGACCCCGCCGCCATGGCCGAAGCCTTTGCACTGGCCTGCCGCGCGGGGGCTCTTGCCGCCGCTTCTGGTCCCATGGGTCAACGCGACATGGCCGTGCCCTCCACCCCCGTGATCGGAAAGGCTTGGCTATGACCCTCCCGCGTTTTTATCCCGTTTTTGACAGCGCTGCATGGGTAGCACGGGCAGTGCCCTTGGGCGTGAGGCTGGTGCAACTTCGCATCAAGGATGCACCTGAAGAGGTGTTGCGGAGCGAGATCACCACCGCGCTTGACCTCTGCCGCCAGCACGGCGCGCTGCTGGTGGTGAATGACCACTGGCAACTGGCGATCGAACTGGGGGCCGAGTGGCTGCATCTGGGCCAAGAGGATCTGGACGTGGCCGACATCCCCGCCATCCGCCGGGCGGGACTCAAGCTGGGCCTATCCACCCATGACCATGCTGAGCTTGGCCGCGCGCTGGCCCTCGCCCCCGATTACATCGCGCTTGGCCCCGTCTATCCGACGATCCTGAAAAAGATGAAATGGACCGAACAGGGGCTCGACCGGCTGACGGAATGGAAAGCGCGGATCGGGGATATCCCGCTTTGCGCCATCGGCGGAATGAGCGTCGCCCGCGCGCCGGGGGTCTTTGCCGCCGGGGCCGATACGGTGGCGGCGGTCACGGATATCACCCTGAACCCCGACCCCGAAGCGCGGATGCGCGAATGGCTTGAGGTGACGGCATGAGCCGCTATGCCCGCCAGACCGTTCTGCCGCAGGTCGGTGCCGAGGGACAGGCTCGGCTGGCTGCGGCGCATGTGCTGGTCGTTGGTGCCGGAGCGCTGGCGGTGCCGGTGCTGCAATATCTCGTCGGGGCCGGTGTTGGGCAGATCACGTTGGTCGATGGCGATGTGGTGGCGATGAGCAATCTGCACCGCCAACCGCTCTACCGGATGGATGATATTGGCAGGTCCAAGGTCAAGGCCGCCGCCGAGGCGATGGCGGCTCTGAACCCCGAGGCGACGGTTACGCCCCGCGCTGAATGGCTCACCCCCGCCAATGCGCCCGCGTTGCTTGCGGAATGCGATATCGCCCTCGACTGCGCGGATACGTTCGCCGCCAGTCTGACGCTTTCGGATGGGGCCTTGGCACAGGGCAAACCGCTGATCTCGGCCTCCGCGCTTGGACTGTCGGGCTATGTTGGCGGCTTCTGTGGGCCTGCCCCGTCGCTCCGCGCCGTTTTCCCCGACCTGCCGCAGACGGCAGCCACCTGTGACACGGCGGGCGTCTTGGGCCCTGTGGTGGGGATGATCGGCGCGGCGCAGGCGCAGATGGCGCTCTCGGTGCTGCTGGGGCTGTCGCCCTCCCCGCTTGGGCAGCTGATGATCTGGGACGCCGCACATTGGCGCATGTCGGGCTTTCGATTTGACGCCGCGCCCGAGCCTGAAACGCTGACGCCTTTCATAGCCGAATGCCAGATCACCCCCCGCGATCTGGTCATCGACCTACGCACCGAAGCGCCCGCCCCCTTCTCGGCCCAAGCACGCCATGTCCCGCCCGAGGCGCTGCCAGACCTGCCGCTACCACCCGATACATCGCGCATCGTGCTCGCCTGCCGCACCGGCCTGCGCGCCCATCACGCCGCTAACACCCTTCGCACCCGCTGGCCGGTCCAGATCGCCCTGCTGGCCCTGCCCGGCGCCTAATCCTTTCCTGAACAAACACTATATTGGAGCCTCTCCCTTGAAAAATATCTTCGCCCCCCTCGCCTTCACACTGATCACCGCCCCCGCCATGGCCCAAGACAAGATGACCGTCATGCTGGACTGGTTCATCAACCCCGATCATGGGCCGATCATTCTGGCGCAGGAGAACGGCTATTTCACCGATGCGGGGCTGGAGGTTGAACTGATCTCCCCCGCCGACCCGAATGAGCCGCCGCGCATGGTCGCGGCGGGTCAGGTCGATCTTGCGGTCTCCTACCAACCAGAACTGCATTTGGCCCAGCGCGAAGGGCTGGACCTGCGCCGTGTCGGCACGTTGATTGAGACCCCGCTCACCTGCCTTGTCGTCCGCGCCGATGGCCCGGTGGAGGAGATGGCCGACCTTAAAGGCCGCAAGGTCGGCTTTGCCGTGGCGGGCGTGCAGGAGATGCTGCTGGACGCAATGCTGAGCAACAATGGTGTGGACCCCTCAGAGGTTGAGCAGATCAACATCGGTTGGTCGATCTCGCCCGCGTTGATGTCAGGCCAAGTTGATGGTGTAATCGGCGCGTTCCGCAATTTCGAGTTGAACCAGATGCAGATCGAAGGCCATGAAGGCCGCTGCTTCTATCCCGAAGCCGAAGGCGTGCCCGCTTATGACGAACTGATCTACGTCGCCAATGCCGAGGATATGGACCGCGACATGATCGCCCGCTTCCTACGCGCTACTGAGCGCGCCGCAGCGGATATCGTGAATGATCCGACCGCCAGCGGAGAGACCTTCTTTGCCTCCGACGCCGAGTTGCGTAACGAGTTGAACACCCGCGCGTGGGAAGACACTTGGCCGCGTTTTGCTACCCGCCCCGCTGCCGTGGACCATGGGCGCTACGATCGTTTTGAGACCTTCATGCAGGAAAGCGGCGTGGTTAAGACGACAATCCCTGCCACCGATCTGGTAGTGGATGTGACCGCGAAGGCCAAGCCATGACGGCCACCGACTATGGCCGAGCCTTTGCCGCATGGCGCGCTGGGGCCGGACAGGATTGGCGGGATTACACCCGCCATGCCTTCGTCGAAGGGCTGCGCGACGGCACCCTGCCACAGGCGAGCTACCTGCATTACCTGCGGCAGGATTACGTCTTTCTCATCCACTTCGCCCGCTCTTGGGCGCTGGCTGCAGCAAAGGCGGAAACGCTGGATGAGATGGCCGCCGCCAGCGCCACAGTCCATGCGCTGGTCCATGTGGAAATGCCCCTGCATGTGGAAACCTGTGCGGCCCACGGCATTGACCGCGCAGCGCTTGAGGCCACGGCAGAGGCATCTGGCAACCTCGCCTATACGCGTTATGTGCTTGAGGCCGGCTATTCAGGGGATTTCCTCGATCTCATGGCCGCCCTCGCGCCCTGCGTGCTGGGCTATGGGGAGATTGGGCTAAACCTTCAAGGCAGCAGTGGCCCCTATGCGGACTGGTGCGCCGTCTATGGAGGGCAGGAGTATCAAGCGCTTTGCCGGGACGTGGGGGCGCTCATAGACGGTGCCGTAGAGCGGCGTCTTGGGCCAGATTGGCAATCATTACCGCGCGCGAAAACCCTGCAAGCGCACTTCGATACCGCCACGCGGCTTGAGGTGGGCTTTTGGGACATGGCGTTCTCGCCCGCATCGGCATGACGGGGCCAGCCATTCATTTGTCGGGGGGGCTTGAGGGGGCCGAGGCCACCTTGATCAACGGATGCGACATCACCCTGCCTGCCAGTCGATGGAGCGTGCTGCTCGGCCCGTCCGGGGTCGGTAAAACCTCGCTGTTGCGGTTGATCGCTAATCTACCCTGTGCGGCGCGCTTCGAAGGTCGGATTGAGGCGCAAGACCAAGCCCCCCTCCCGCCTCGGGTGGCGATGATGGCGCAGGACGACCAGTTGCTGCCCTGGGCCAGCGCCATTGAGAATGTCGTAATCGCGACCCGCCTGCGCGGAGAACGGCCCGACCCGGACCGTGCATGCGCGCTTCTGGTGGAGGTCGGGCTTGGCGCAGAAATGGCCCGCAAACCTGCCGAACTCTCCGCCGGTCAGCGCCAACGCGTCGCGCTTGCGCGCACCCTGTACGAAGACCGCCCCGTGGTCCTGCTGGATGAACCATTCTCTGCGCTCGACGTACTGACCCGCCATAAGATGCAGGACTTGGCCGCGCGGCTCCTCAAGGGGCGAACCGTTGTCTTAATCACCCACGACCCTGCTGAGGCCCTGCGACTGGCCGATCACGCGTGGATCGTGGAGCGGCAAGGGGTCACCCCCTGCACCCTTCCCGCCACGCGCCCACCCCGTCGTATTGACGCGCCAGAGACCCTCACCGCCCAAGCCGATCTGCTTGGTCGCATGGGGCTGGCGTCGCCAAATAAAGCCGCCTGATGCCAATTGCCTTACATAGAATATGGCGTGGCGCGGCAAGTTTTCTGCTCGCTCTCACGATTTGGCAGTTGGTTGTCACTCTCAGCGGCGTGCCGCGATTCATCCTGCCGGGGCCATGGCTCGTTGTCCAGGCGCTCGGCGCGCATGCCGCGCTGTTGTGGCAGAACGCGCTTTGGTCGGCAGGCAATCTCGCGCTTGGCTTGAGCCTCGGCATTTTTCTGGGGATCGAGACCGCGCTGCTGCTCACCCTTTCGCGCCGCGCGCGCTGGCTGCTGCGCCCGATGCTGGTGGTGGCCCAAGCCGTGCCTGTCTTCGCCCTCGCCCCAGTGATCACACTCTGGCTCGGCTACGGCATGCCGTCCAAAATCGTGACCATCGCACTCGTTACCTATTTCCCCATCGCCTCTGCCCTTTTCGACCGGTTGATGGCGCTGCCCACGGGACTAAACGATCTTTCGCGGCTCTCGGGTGCCAACCGCTGGCGCGAAACGCTTCTGCTGCGTCTGCCCTATGCCGTGCCCGGCCTGATCTCGGGCCTGCGCCTTGCAGTGGTCTATGGGCCGCTGGCGGTGCTCATCGGTGAATGGGTTGGTTCCTCACGCGGGCTGGGGCATTTGATGCTGATGGCAAATGGCCGCGGCCAGACGGCGCTGATGTTCGCGGCATTGACCTTGCTGGCAGCGCTGTCGCTGGTGTTTTGGATAGTGGTAGAGGCACTGGCCCGCTGGGCGGCGCGGCGGTTCTATATATAGGGGGCTCGACGTAGAACGCGGTTGGCAGTGAATTCAGGCCATTAGGCGGCACAACAGCATCATATGACACATTTTCGGCTTCATAGGCAGAGGCTGGCATAAACCAGGCCGCTTATCTTACCTCCCTTGGCAAAACCTTCTGAAACTCAAAAAAGTTGACCTTATGTTAACTTTACGCTAAAAAAGTCGACAATCTTCTATTCAGCTCACGGATTGTTGATCCGCACTACGCTGCCATTCTCTACAGCTGCCTTTTTCGCGTCGAACTTACCATTTTATTGTTTCCAGTTTCTCATATTCCCTGGGGGGGGGATCTTATGGCCAACGTAATTGTCACGGGTGGTGCCGGCTTCATCGGTTCGAAACTTTGTGAAGAACTCTCTATCGAGGGCCATCAGGTTCTTTGTGTAGATAACCTGCAAACCAGTTCTTTCACCAATATCGCCCCTCTAAGCGCCTACCCTAACTTCCACTTCAACCAATGGGATGTGGAACTTCCCTTAAATTTTGTCGAAAGCGTCGACCGGATTTACAACCTGGCTTGTCCAGCAAGTCCAATCCACTACCAAACAGATCCTGTGCGAACCATGCGCACCAATGTACTAGGTTCGATCAATGTGCTGGAACTTGCCCGTCGTACAGGCGCGAGGGTTTTGCAGGCCTCGACGTCTGAGGTTTACGGCGAGCCCGAAGTGCACCCTCAACCCGAAGACTACCGCGGCTGCGTTACGTCATTCGGTCCACGCTCGTGCTACGACGAGGGGAAACGCGCCGCTGAATCGCTCTTTTTCGACTATTCTCGCATGTATGGTGTCGATATTCGCATAGCGCGGATATTTAATACCTATGGGCCCCGCATGGCCGAAAACGATGGCCGCGTAGTCTCAACATTTATTCTGCAGGCGCTTAAAGGCGAACTTGTCACGATGTTCGGTAGCGGCACGCAAACGCGGTCATTCTGCTTTGTATCCGATATGGTGCGAGGCCTTAGGACTCTGATGGAATCCGAAGATGTTGTCGATCCGTGCAACCTTGGCAACCCAGAGGAGTTCACGATAGCCGAACTGGCCGCTATGATCGGTGATATCCTGAATTGCGAAATCAAACTGAACTTCCTTGAGCTACCGCAGGATGACCCAACCCGTCGTTGCCCGGACATCAGTAAGGCGCGGCGGCATTTGGGCTGGCAGCCGAAGGTCAAATTGGACGAAGGTTTGCGCAGGACAATCCCTTACTTCGACGGCGTCCTAAAGGCCAAGCGACGTTCAACCCGGCTGCTGCATAGCAAACTATTAAAACGCGCCATTCAAGAGCCTGTTATGCCGTTGGGGGGATTGGGCGTCTGGCCGCACTTGCATAATGCCACGCCTCAACCAGGCACATCGCTTAGTGCGCTCTCCAAAGCAATAAGCTGAAAACTTGGCAGCCTGCCATGCGAACCTTGATATGTACCTAAACGAGTAAAAGTACAGGCAATAGCAGCAATCCAAATCCGGCCAGCGCGATAATAGTTTGAAACACCAAGGTTTCGATTAAACGCCCCGTTGCGCTTAGCCGCATCCTCCGGCGGCGGTGTTTAACTTCTTCAGGAGCGATCCATTCACCATCCATTAGTACTTCGCCACGCGCGATCCGCGTATAGGCATCTCGCATGATTGTGCGATGGATGACATCGCGGGGCGTCTGTTTCTTTTGCGCGAAAGTCATAATGGAGGTGCGTATTGAAAGATTGCGTTCAGCACGATCATAACAGCAAAAACAGCGAGTCCCGCCGAAAGGACCCCCAATGCAAAAGCCCCGTAAAGCCGCCCCAGCTGCCGGGTCATTCGTGCATAGCGACTGAGATACGCAAAGTAAGTGCGTTCGATTTGCGCGTTGGCCCGCATTGCCTGTGCTTTCACAGCATACTGCGCTTGTGGCGATAATTGGTCAGCCAATAGTACCTCCTGTGTCGCAGGATCATATCTCACCCTTGATGGCGGCAGGGTTAAGCACGGATAAATCATTATCGTCTAGTAACGGTATCTGCGTTGCTCTCAAACGTAACCGGGTTCCCACCCGATCATTATGTGCCAGCAACAACGCAAAATAGCTGCCCAACATTAGCGCCGTCAGCGCAGCCACAATTGCGTTCAAAATCGGTAACGGAAATGCGGGGCGCGTTGGCACAGCCGCTGCCTCCACGACAACGAGCGGTGCCTTAACGTTTGCGGCTTGGATACGCGCAGCATCGAGATTGGTGCGGGCGGTGTCAATTTGAGTGACCAGCGCGGCCAGTCTGGTGGCGATCTGGTCGGAATTCGTCACAGCGGCCAAGGCTTCAGTAAAGCGGACGGTCTCTTCGGTTAATCGGCTGTCAGCGGCCGAGCGCGCCGCTCTGAGCCCAGCCTGAGATGCGACGCTGAGAGCGTGTTGCAGCCGCAGTTCCTCGTGCATGCTCCCAAAGGACTTAGCGACTGCACTGCCGATTTTCGCACGTTCAATGTCCATCTGACGTTCGAGTTCGTCGACCTGTTCCTGAATCCTACGCACACGCGGGCTATTAGGTGCGCTGCCCTCTGACGCCAGTTGTACCCGCAGTTCAAGCAACGCGGTAAGCATCTCATCGGCCGTTCGAGTGGTTTCCATCGTCTGCCCGGCGCGGTACAATTCTGCCTCTGACTCTAAAGTATTTGCCAACGACTGACGGCGCGCTTCCTCGCGGTTAATCTGCGCGTCCAACCCCTCTCGTTCAATCAAGGCTGCCTCTCGACGCATTTGTAGGGCGGCCAAGGCACTGAGATCTGCGGTGCTGACACTTTCGCGCCGCGTATTTTGAAGTTGTATAAGCAGCGCTTCGCGTTCTGCCTCAAGCTTTTCAAGCGATGCTGAAATCGCGTCGGCCACGACCTCGGCGCGCTCACGCATTGATCTTTCGTGGAACGCTGCGTAGGCATCTGGAACGGCATTGGCAATCTCAGCCGCACGCTCGGGGTCGCGGTCTCTGAGAAACACGTCGATCATGAATTCTCCACTGACCGTAACCACCATTGCCTTGGCCAATGCCTCTGGAGCCATGCCGACCTGATCAGACAGGCGCTCAAGCAGCACCCGACCGCGCAGAATACCAACGTCGAGAGCGGCAGTCTTTTCATCCGCAATTGGTAGCAATGGTCGCGGAGCGGCGTCGGGCGTTTGTGCAACAAATTGCGGTGCCGGTTGCGCCGAGGAAAGAAAGAACGTCGTCTTCGCCTGATAGACGGGCGCGACCGAGGTGCTGAACAGGTAAGCAACAAGGCTGGCAACAATCATGGTAAACAACACCAGCCACCGTCGCTGGTACAGGTCGCTCCAGTGATTGTGCAGAGGTTGTTCAGACAAATTTGATCCTCCGTCGCAGTTAAGCTCGCGGCAGAAACGCATGACAACTAATTATAATCAGGTTATCCTTTACTTAGCTAGCTTATTGGGCATTTTGATATGAACCGAAGCGCTTCTCGGAAAACGGCATTGTGCGTTTCGTTTTTCATGACATTGTTTACATCTGCGCTGGCGCAGGACATTCCCGTGGTTCCCGGCGATGAAATTGCGATCGAATTCTATGACCGTGAAGATTTGTCCGGTGAGTATGTAATAGATCTTACTGGACGAGTCGCAGTGCCGCTTTTGGGCCGGCAAGAAATTGGCGGTCTAACAGCCGCAGAAATTGAGCAGACGTTGCTGCGCGAAATGCTGCAGTCTGGTTTGGTAACCGAGCCGAGTGTAACCGTTCAGGTGCTGCGCCGCGCTGACATATTTGTCGACGGGGCTGTGGCCGTTCCTGGAGCTTATGATTGGTTCCCCGGCTTAAGTGTTGGGCAGGCCGTGGTCCGCGCAGGTGGTCAACGCAACGCAGCCATCGACAACTTTAACAATGTGCTCACAGCCTATCGGAGCGCTGAGGCACTTTCGGCACTGGTTCAGCGGATCGCCAACTTGCAGGCGCGCGAAGTGCGGTTGAACGCGCAGACCACTATGGCTGCCATTGCCTTTGACGCTGACTTCCAAGTGGATGCAGATGCTGTAGTGGCAGTCGATCTGTCAGGTATTGCGCGGGTAATGTCAGTAGGCTCGCTGGATCGAAGTATTGCCGTATTCGCAACACGCGACATTACGGAGAAACAAGAAATTTGGTCAGAACTTGCCGGGCAACCAATGTTGCGGTTTCCGGGTACTGTTGCCGATGACCCTCAGTTTACTGTGTTGCGCCATACCCATAACGAGCAGTTCCATGACTGGATTACCACCAATCTTTCTGAATACAGCTCGCTTTTGCGGCAATCCGAAGCCACGACTGAACGGCTCTCTGCGCTGCGGGCTCGGCGCGACATTGTAAAAGACACGATCGTGGCGCTGGACGCGCGATTAACTGACGTTCTGGCGCTAAAAAAGGATGGGCTTGTACGGATCAATCAAGTGCTTGACGCCCAGACGGCCCTTTCACAAGCGACATCTACGCAGCTTGAGATCGTCGATGCCATAGCTAACGCAGAAGTGGACCGACACGTTCTCCAGCTGGCCTTGGAGAATTTTGCGGGTAGCTTACGGCTTTCCATTGGTGCGCAACTTGAAACTGTACAAACAGAATTAATCGAAGAGCGTGCCCGGCTTAACGCCGTGGAAAGAGCGGCAGCGCTATCAGCGCCCTACATCAGGGGCACCGGGACCGGGTCGACTGAGGGGGCTGTAACCTATCATCTGACTAGACCGATCCACTTGGGTAGCGCGCCCGCTATGGTCACCGCTGCGACTGCAATGATGCCAGGCGATACGCTGCTGATTACACGAGTGACTGACTAGGCTTTAACCGGTAGGCGCGCAGGCGAGACAAACCGCCGTAGGCCGCGCGCAGCGACCGTGCCCGCAATCCACCATTCCATCCGATTAGGTCCCCATGGCATTCAGCGTGACTGGCAAAACTATCATATTTGGCAAGGTGGGAAAACGTGTCCAGTTTGATACAGGTGGCGTCATTCCGCGCCGCTGCCACTGCTGCGAACAGTAGGTTCCGCCCCAGAGAATAGCGCGCATATTCAGCGTGGTAGAATACTTTGAGCATGACCCATTCGGCAGGGTTTTCGAGCATCAGCAGTCCCGCGACGACGTCTCCTTCGTACTCGTAGGTCCAGATTGTCGGGCGAAACGCGCGCCCTGCCTGTGCAACAATGTCATAGTAAAACGCGTCAACAGCCGGATCATCCGCTAACAATTCTCCGCTCTCCTGCCGTTTCCAGCTGTTGCGTTCGGCGGAAATGTACCGCGCCAGCGTTGGGCCAAGCTCGGTGGGGTCTGTGGTCTTGACTAACTGCAGAATGCCTTGATCGGACAGTTGTCTCATCTGTCCCCGAAGCTTCCGCAGCGTTTTTTTTGACGGTAGGTGTTCGGGCAGGATTGCGTCGGGACCCGCGGCCACCATGCGGTTTTCAAACTGATGAACGACTGCGGGGTGGTAGTGCGGCACCTGCGCCCGGATCACGTCGAGCCAGAACTCCGGCAGACCCTGAAGGTATATCCGGTCCCAATCATTGCGCCTACCAAGAGTTT is a window of Sulfitobacter sp. W027 DNA encoding:
- a CDS encoding FAD-dependent oxidoreductase, whose product is MSDVTIIGAGVAGLWAAQACLAQGLRPRLVDRKGTPGPHGCSWWAGGMLAPFCEGAVSEPAVVSHGRRAAVLWGEVTEVTHRGTLVLAPERDRAEIQRFADRTESHSTSDAEAIATLEPDLAGRHRRGLFFAEEAHLNPRQALHDLSETLTAQGVKVETTPLTPSEVTGPVIDCRGMAASADLPSLRAVRGEMILLRAPEITLTRPIRLLHPRHPLYVVPRGDGLYMLGATQIESASRAKMTARSALELLSAAYALDPRFAEGEIVEMGADLRPAFADNLPGIVQRGAVLHLNGLFRHGFLMAPALAEQAAAFLATATTRDLFRED
- a CDS encoding HesA/MoeB/ThiF family protein; this translates as MSRYARQTVLPQVGAEGQARLAAAHVLVVGAGALAVPVLQYLVGAGVGQITLVDGDVVAMSNLHRQPLYRMDDIGRSKVKAAAEAMAALNPEATVTPRAEWLTPANAPALLAECDIALDCADTFAASLTLSDGALAQGKPLISASALGLSGYVGGFCGPAPSLRAVFPDLPQTAATCDTAGVLGPVVGMIGAAQAQMALSVLLGLSPSPLGQLMIWDAAHWRMSGFRFDAAPEPETLTPFIAECQITPRDLVIDLRTEAPAPFSAQARHVPPEALPDLPLPPDTSRIVLACRTGLRAHHAANTLRTRWPVQIALLALPGA
- a CDS encoding thiazole synthase, which codes for MRDFYGTALPLPLMLGTARYPSPTVMEAAFRQSAAPVATVSLRREQGAGQAFWDMVRGLGVHLLPNTAGCHSAREAITTAQMAREYFGTNWIKLEVIGHADTLQPDPFGLVEAAEALCADGFEVFPYTTEDQVLAARLVDAGCRVLMPWGAPIGSGLGLNNLHGLRSLRAAFPDVAMVIDAGLGLPSHAAQALEMGFDAVLLNTAVAEAHDPAAMAEAFALACRAGALAAASGPMGQRDMAVPSTPVIGKAWL
- a CDS encoding ABC transporter substrate-binding protein, with the translated sequence MKNIFAPLAFTLITAPAMAQDKMTVMLDWFINPDHGPIILAQENGYFTDAGLEVELISPADPNEPPRMVAAGQVDLAVSYQPELHLAQREGLDLRRVGTLIETPLTCLVVRADGPVEEMADLKGRKVGFAVAGVQEMLLDAMLSNNGVDPSEVEQINIGWSISPALMSGQVDGVIGAFRNFELNQMQIEGHEGRCFYPEAEGVPAYDELIYVANAEDMDRDMIARFLRATERAAADIVNDPTASGETFFASDAELRNELNTRAWEDTWPRFATRPAAVDHGRYDRFETFMQESGVVKTTIPATDLVVDVTAKAKP
- the thiS gene encoding sulfur carrier protein ThiS, which codes for MKIEVNGETREITAAQLGAALAELGWGEAKVATALNGAFVPAGARSATTLSDGDRLEVLSAMQGG
- a CDS encoding TenA family protein, producing MTATDYGRAFAAWRAGAGQDWRDYTRHAFVEGLRDGTLPQASYLHYLRQDYVFLIHFARSWALAAAKAETLDEMAAASATVHALVHVEMPLHVETCAAHGIDRAALEATAEASGNLAYTRYVLEAGYSGDFLDLMAALAPCVLGYGEIGLNLQGSSGPYADWCAVYGGQEYQALCRDVGALIDGAVERRLGPDWQSLPRAKTLQAHFDTATRLEVGFWDMAFSPASA
- a CDS encoding thiamine phosphate synthase, with product MTLPRFYPVFDSAAWVARAVPLGVRLVQLRIKDAPEEVLRSEITTALDLCRQHGALLVVNDHWQLAIELGAEWLHLGQEDLDVADIPAIRRAGLKLGLSTHDHAELGRALALAPDYIALGPVYPTILKKMKWTEQGLDRLTEWKARIGDIPLCAIGGMSVARAPGVFAAGADTVAAVTDITLNPDPEARMREWLEVTA
- the thiD gene encoding bifunctional hydroxymethylpyrimidine kinase/phosphomethylpyrimidine kinase, which produces MAFQALTIAGSDSGGGAGIQADLKTFSALGVYGASVLTAVTAQNTRAVTGVEMISPKMIRAQMAAVFDDLAIGVVKVGMLGDPETINTVAEGLASCAAPVVLDPVMVAKSGDALLSAEAVATLRDRMLPLAHVLTPNLPEAARLLDRPEATDEATMLEQGRALLSAGPGAVLMKGGHGKGQTCVDLLITDDETLRLSAPRQHTANTHGTGCTLSAAIAAGLARGQRLQDAVQAAHAYLQRAIAAADTLNIGSGHGPVHHFHAVWRNE